The window CTGCGACCTTGAACCGCTTGCCGGCACTCGTGCCCGGCGGAATGCGCAACGCGACCTTCTTGCCATCGAGCGTCTTCACGCTGATGCGGGATCCCAGCGTGGCCTGCGCGATGTTGATCGGCACCGTGGCGATGAGATCGAGGCCGTCGCGCTTGTAGAAGCGGTCGGGCTGTACGGCAAAGGTGATGATCAGATCGCCGGGCTGTCCACCGGCAGCGCCCTTGCCTCCCTGACCCCGCAGCCGAACCTTGGTTCCCGTTTCGGCGCCGGCGGGCACCGTGATCAGGACCGTCCGGCGGGCGCGGGCCTCACCGGTCCCACGGCAGGTGGGGCACCGTTCCGAGGGGACGCTCCCGCGCCCCATGCACACCGGGCACGGGCGATTGACGGCAAAGCTCCCCTGCCCGAACGAGATCACCCCGCGGCCCGCACACTCGCCGCACGGCTTGACCTGGGCGCCCGGGGCCGCGCCGGTGCCCCGGCACATCCCGCACTCTTCGTTCACATCGATCTCGACCGGCACCTTGCCGCCCGTCGCGGCGATGCGGAACGGGACTTCGACGGTCTGTTCAACCGACTGTCCCTTCTCCGGCCCCTTCTGTCGCGCCCGCGCGCCGGCACCGCCGGCCGCGCCGCCGAACATCGAGGAGAAGAGATCGCCCAGCCCGCCGATGCCACCGATGTCGAAATCGGTGAAGGTGCCGGCGCCCGCCTGCCCCGGTCCCGGGCGCGTGCTGGCGCCGGGGCGCGACGCGCGCGCGCCACCAAAGCCGCCGACGCCACCGAAGGCGCCGAGGCGACGCATGTCGTCGTACTGCTTTCGCTTCTCGGCGTCGCCGAGGACGTTGTACGCCTCGGAGATCTCCTTGAAGCGTTCGGCGGCCTTGGGATCGTTCTGGTTCGCGTCGGGATGGTACTGCTTCGCCAGACGGCGATACTGCTTCTTGATCTCGTCGGCCGTCGCCGACGACGAGACCCCGAGGACCGCGTAGAAATCGGTGCCGTTGGCCATGATGAGGGGTGGCCCTGCTCGCTCAGTTGCCTGTGAACTGCTTCACGACCACGCGCGCAGGACGCAGCACGTGGCCATTGATCACATACCCCGCCTGGAAGCAGACGGCCACGACACCATCCTGTTCGGCGCTTTCCGCCGGCGCCGTGGTGACCGCTTCGTGCAGGTTCGGATTGAAGGGATGCCCGGTCGGGTCGACGACTTCGAAGCCGTGCCCCGCGAGCGACTTGAAGAGCTTCTTCTCCACCATCGCCACCCCATCCACGACGGTCTTGGCATCGACCGTGGTGGGATCGACGTGGGCGAAGCGGGTGATGTCATCGAGCGCATCGAGGAGGCCGCGCACGAGGTCCCCCTGCGCCCGCCAGCCGGCTTCCTGTCGCTCCTTGGTGGCGCGGCGGCGGAAGTTCTCGAATTCGGCCGCCAGGCGGAGGTACTTGTCCTTGGACGCCTCGAGCTCGGCGGCCAGCCCGCTGTCGGGGGCGGCGCCGTCAGCCTGCGGCTGGGCCTGGGTCTCGGGGGCATCGACCGCGCTGGTCGGGTCGAGCGGTTCGCTGGTCGTGGGATCAGTCATATGGCAGAGCGTACGTGAGGTCGAGCCGGAAAGTTCGGGACTAACCGGGGCCGGCTCAAGGCATGGCGGGGGCGGAGCTCAGCCCCGGGAGGTCCAGCCGGTGGCGTCGGGATCGCGTTCGAAGGCGCGTCGGAGGCGGTCGAGCCCCAGCTGGGCCGCCCGGTAGCGGATCTCGTTCCGATCGCCGGGGAGCACGGCCCGTACCGCATGGACCTCGCCAGCCACGTCCACGGCCACCCACACGGTGCCGACGGGCTTCTCGGGGGTGCCGCCGTCGGGGCCGGCGATTCCGGTGATGCCGATGCCCACGGTGCTGCCAAAGCGGAGGCGCACGCCGGTGGCCATGGCCCGCGCGACGGGCTCGCTGACCGCGCCTTCGGCAGCAATCACCTCGGCCGGGACCCCCAGCTCGCGTGTCTTGACCTCGTTGGCGTAGGCGATGATCCCGCCGAGCATCACGGCACTCGATCCGGGGATCGCGGTGAGTCGCTCGCCAAGCATCCCGCCCGTGCAGCTCTCGGCCACCGCGATGGTGGCGCTGCGCGCGCGACACTCGAGGAGCATCAGCGCCGCGAGATCGTCGGCGTTCTCGCCGTAGACGAACGTGCCGACCTTCTCACGCAGCTGATTGGCCGCGTCACGCAGTGCCTTCTCGGCCTCACGCGCGGGCAGGCTCCAACTGGTGAGTCGCAGATCGACACCGTCATTGCCCGGCAGATACGCGAGCGACAGTCCGTTGATGCCGCGCGCGAGTTCGCCGAGCCGATCGGCCACGGCGGATTCCGCGATGTTCGCGGTGCGCAACGTGAGCGAACGAATGACCGGCCCATCGGTGGCCATGCGATCACGCAGAAACGGAATCAGCGTATCACCGAGCATCCCGCGCATTTCACGCGGCACCCCCGGCAGCATCGCCACCCACCGCTGCTGCGCATCTTCGAGATAGATGCCGGGCGCGGAGCCGTGCCGATTAGGCAGAATGATCGCGCCCTCGGGGACCATCGCCTGCTGCTTGTTGCTCTCGGGGATCTCGGTATTGAAGCGCTTGCGCCAGCGCTCCTGGAGATTGGTGAGGATCTGCTCGTCCATCACCATGCCCTTGCCGAAGATGCTGGCGATCGCCGGCTTCGTCATGTCATCGGCGGTGGGGCCAAGACCGCCAGTGGTAATGACGGCACCGGTCCGCTCCAGTGCCTGCTGCACCGCGTCGCGAATGGACGTCGCCTCATCGCCGCAGGTGGTGCGTCGCACGATGCGCACGCCAAGCGCCGCGAATTCCCGCGCGAGATGCGCGGCGTTGGTATCGATGGTGAAGCCGAGCAGGAGCTCGTCGCCGATGGTGACGATTTCGAGGTTCATGCTCTGAATCTAGCGCATGGCCGCATCACACTGGGCCTGCCCTGCGGAGGAGCGGAGGGGTGGGGCAGCGGAGGGCCTGCGGCGCGATGACGCCTCGGTGACGAAAGCTCGTATTGGTCAGCGATGGCACTTATCCCTCTTCACGAGGCTATCACCGGCGACGTCGTGGACGCGAGCATCGCGATTCACCGTGACTTGGGGCCGGGGCTCTTTGAATCAGTATACGAAGTGCTGCTCTCGGACGAGCTGATTGCTCGCGGGCACCGGGTCGCCCGACAGGTCGAAGTTCCGCTTCGCTACCGAGGGCGTGAGATCGCGCATGCCTTCCGTCTGGACCTACTTGTCGACGACGTGGTTGTCGTAGAGATCAAGGCTACCGACCGGTCGTCGCCGGTGCACGCGCGCCAGCTCCTGACGTATCTGAGAGTCATGCAACTGCCGATCGGGCTTGTCGTCAACTTCGGCATGCCGAGGATGATCGACGGGATTACGCGGGTCACCACTACCCGCTTCATCCCCCGTTGAAAGGCCTCCGCTGCTCTCACGCTCCGCCCCTCCGCAGGGCAGGCACTGCCCAACCTACCGGCGAGCCGACCTCAGTCAGGCCAGCCGCACCACCTGGCGGCCGTAGCGGCGCAGGTAGAGCCACAGCGAATACACCGTGAGCGCCACGGCACCGATCATCGACGCGACGCCGACGAAGCCGTTGAAGAGGGCGAAGGCGCGCCAGGCGGAGTCGTCGAGCCAGCCGCGGTGGGTGGCGAAGGTGATCGCGAAGAACCAGAAATACGCTGCGCCGAGCCAGACGCTCTGGAAGGCCGTCTTCCACTTGGCCGGGCCGATGGCGGCGATGACGAGGCCGCGGCGGGCGGCGACCTGACGGAAGATCGTCATGAAGGCCTCGCGGCCGAGCACGACGATCACGATCCAGAGCGGGAGCGAGACCTTGCCGAACGGCGTCGCGAAGAGGAACGGCGACGGCGACGGCGTCGCGCCATCCGGGACGAGCAGCGCGTAGTGCTTCTGCAGGATGTACATCGGCACCAGCGTCGCCAGCAGGAGCAGCTTGTCGGCGAGGGGATCGAGCAACCGGCCGAGGTCGGTCACCA of the Gemmatimonadaceae bacterium genome contains:
- a CDS encoding CDP-alcohol phosphatidyltransferase family protein, translating into MNLPNAITVGRIALTPLIAWLPFTTTWSARLIAFMLFVIAAVTDYWDGHLARERNLVTDLGRLLDPLADKLLLLATLVPMYILQKHYALLVPDGATPSPSPFLFATPFGKVSLPLWIVIVVLGREAFMTIFRQVAARRGLVIAAIGPAKWKTAFQSVWLGAAYFWFFAITFATHRGWLDDSAWRAFALFNGFVGVASMIGAVALTVYSLWLYLRRYGRQVVRLA
- a CDS encoding J domain-containing protein; its protein translation is MANGTDFYAVLGVSSSATADEIKKQYRRLAKQYHPDANQNDPKAAERFKEISEAYNVLGDAEKRKQYDDMRRLGAFGGVGGFGGARASRPGASTRPGPGQAGAGTFTDFDIGGIGGLGDLFSSMFGGAAGGAGARARQKGPEKGQSVEQTVEVPFRIAATGGKVPVEIDVNEECGMCRGTGAAPGAQVKPCGECAGRGVISFGQGSFAVNRPCPVCMGRGSVPSERCPTCRGTGEARARRTVLITVPAGAETGTKVRLRGQGGKGAAGGQPGDLIITFAVQPDRFYKRDGLDLIATVPINIAQATLGSRISVKTLDGKKVALRIPPGTSAGKRFKVAGQGIEKDGSKGDLLVEITITVPETLSEAQEKAMRDFAEASGLKY
- a CDS encoding GxxExxY protein, which codes for MALIPLHEAITGDVVDASIAIHRDLGPGLFESVYEVLLSDELIARGHRVARQVEVPLRYRGREIAHAFRLDLLVDDVVVVEIKATDRSSPVHARQLLTYLRVMQLPIGLVVNFGMPRMIDGITRVTTTRFIPR
- a CDS encoding nucleotide exchange factor GrpE; this encodes MTDPTTSEPLDPTSAVDAPETQAQPQADGAAPDSGLAAELEASKDKYLRLAAEFENFRRRATKERQEAGWRAQGDLVRGLLDALDDITRFAHVDPTTVDAKTVVDGVAMVEKKLFKSLAGHGFEVVDPTGHPFNPNLHEAVTTAPAESAEQDGVVAVCFQAGYVINGHVLRPARVVVKQFTGN
- a CDS encoding competence/damage-inducible protein A — protein: MNLEIVTIGDELLLGFTIDTNAAHLAREFAALGVRIVRRTTCGDEATSIRDAVQQALERTGAVITTGGLGPTADDMTKPAIASIFGKGMVMDEQILTNLQERWRKRFNTEIPESNKQQAMVPEGAIILPNRHGSAPGIYLEDAQQRWVAMLPGVPREMRGMLGDTLIPFLRDRMATDGPVIRSLTLRTANIAESAVADRLGELARGINGLSLAYLPGNDGVDLRLTSWSLPAREAEKALRDAANQLREKVGTFVYGENADDLAALMLLECRARSATIAVAESCTGGMLGERLTAIPGSSAVMLGGIIAYANEVKTRELGVPAEVIAAEGAVSEPVARAMATGVRLRFGSTVGIGITGIAGPDGGTPEKPVGTVWVAVDVAGEVHAVRAVLPGDRNEIRYRAAQLGLDRLRRAFERDPDATGWTSRG